Proteins from one Natrinema salinisoli genomic window:
- the spt4 gene encoding transcription elongation factor subunit Spt4, with the protein MASDRLVCRECHRVNEPDNETCDACNSSSLTEDWAGYVIIAHPEDSEIATEMQITEPGAYALKVR; encoded by the coding sequence ATGGCATCCGATCGTCTCGTCTGTCGCGAATGTCACCGGGTCAACGAACCGGATAACGAGACCTGCGACGCCTGTAACTCCTCGTCGCTGACCGAGGACTGGGCGGGCTACGTCATCATCGCCCACCCCGAGGACAGCGAGATCGCGACGGAGATGCAGATCACCGAACCGGGCGCGTACGCCCTGAAGGTTCGCTAA
- a CDS encoding DNA-directed RNA polymerase → MYKRVRLKDTVEVPPEELGDVSPNRVKRLLQDKLEGRMDEEVGSVVSVTEVHDIGEGTVLPNRPGVYYEAEFDAVTFDPQMQEVVDGTVVEVVEFGAFVGIGPVDGLLHVSQISDEYLAFDGENQQLASNESARSLGVEDAVRARIVTKSIDERNPRDSKIGLTAKQPGLGKHEWLEDEREKREATAGE, encoded by the coding sequence ATGTACAAACGGGTTAGACTGAAGGACACAGTAGAAGTACCGCCGGAAGAACTCGGCGACGTTTCGCCGAACCGAGTCAAGCGACTGCTCCAGGACAAACTCGAGGGGCGGATGGACGAGGAGGTCGGGAGCGTCGTCTCCGTCACCGAGGTCCACGATATCGGCGAGGGAACGGTGCTGCCGAATCGGCCGGGCGTCTACTACGAGGCCGAGTTCGACGCCGTCACCTTCGATCCACAGATGCAGGAGGTCGTCGACGGCACCGTCGTCGAAGTCGTCGAGTTCGGTGCCTTCGTCGGCATCGGCCCCGTCGACGGACTGCTCCACGTCTCACAGATCAGCGACGAGTACCTCGCCTTCGACGGCGAGAACCAGCAACTCGCCTCGAACGAATCCGCCCGCTCGCTCGGCGTCGAGGACGCCGTCCGGGCCCGCATCGTCACCAAGAGCATCGACGAGCGCAACCCGCGGGACTCGAAGATCGGCCTCACCGCGAAACAGCCGGGGCTGGGCAAACACGAGTGGCTCGAGGACGAGCGAGAGAAGCGCGAAGCGACCGCAGGTGAATAA
- a CDS encoding translation initiation factor IF-2 subunit gamma: MVGNRQPEVNIGLVGHVDHGKTTLVQALSGSWTDQHSEEMKRGISIRLGYADATFRHCEGLDEPECYTVEEECADGTPSEPLRTVSFVDAPGHETLMATMLSGASLMDGAVLVVSANEPVPQPQTEEHLMALDIIGIDNIVIAQNKVDLVDAETARNNYDQIKEFVEGTVAEDAPIVPVSAGQEVNLDLLIQAIEEEIPTPDRDPDADPRMHVARSFDINKPGTTAKDLAGGVLGGSLVRGELEVGDDIEIRPGREVEEGGKSEYVPIETSIRSLQAGGETVDTVTPGGLLGVGTGLDPSLTKGDALAGRMAGPPGTLPPTWNEFTMDVDLLERVVGAESGETVDEISTGEPLMMTVGTATTVGSVTSARSGECEVKLKRPVAADPGTKIAINRRIGARWRLIGLGTLTD, translated from the coding sequence ATGGTAGGAAATCGACAACCGGAGGTGAACATCGGGCTCGTCGGTCACGTCGACCACGGCAAGACGACGCTGGTGCAAGCGCTCAGCGGCTCGTGGACGGACCAGCACAGCGAGGAGATGAAACGCGGGATCTCGATCAGGCTCGGCTACGCCGACGCGACGTTCCGCCACTGCGAGGGACTCGACGAACCCGAGTGTTACACCGTCGAGGAGGAGTGTGCGGACGGCACGCCGAGCGAGCCGCTCCGGACCGTCTCGTTCGTCGACGCCCCGGGGCACGAGACCCTGATGGCGACGATGCTTTCGGGCGCATCGCTGATGGACGGGGCCGTGTTGGTGGTCAGCGCCAACGAACCCGTCCCCCAGCCCCAGACCGAAGAGCACCTGATGGCGCTTGACATCATCGGCATCGACAACATCGTCATCGCGCAGAACAAGGTCGACCTCGTCGACGCCGAGACCGCCCGAAACAACTACGACCAGATCAAGGAGTTCGTCGAGGGAACGGTCGCGGAAGACGCGCCGATCGTCCCCGTCTCCGCGGGTCAGGAAGTCAATCTCGACTTGCTCATCCAGGCCATCGAGGAGGAGATCCCCACGCCGGATCGGGATCCCGACGCCGATCCCCGGATGCACGTCGCCCGCAGTTTCGACATCAACAAACCCGGGACGACCGCGAAGGACCTCGCCGGCGGCGTCCTCGGGGGCAGTCTCGTTCGGGGCGAGCTCGAGGTCGGCGACGACATCGAGATCCGGCCCGGCCGCGAGGTCGAGGAAGGCGGGAAGAGCGAGTACGTCCCCATCGAGACGAGCATTCGCTCGCTGCAGGCCGGCGGCGAAACGGTCGACACCGTCACGCCGGGCGGCCTGCTCGGCGTCGGGACCGGACTCGACCCCTCGCTGACGAAAGGCGACGCGCTGGCCGGCCGGATGGCCGGCCCGCCGGGCACGCTCCCGCCGACGTGGAACGAGTTCACCATGGACGTCGACCTGCTCGAGCGGGTCGTCGGCGCGGAGAGCGGCGAGACGGTCGACGAGATCAGCACCGGCGAACCGCTGATGATGACCGTCGGGACGGCGACGACCGTCGGCTCCGTCACCAGCGCCCGAAGCGGCGAGTGCGAGGTCAAACTCAAACGACCCGTCGCCGCCGATCCAGGGACGAAAATCGCGATCAACCGCCGCATCGGCGCTCGCTGGCGGCTGATCGGTCTGGGAACGCTCACGGACTAA
- a CDS encoding cyclase family protein: MCGLVTADETTLIDLSIGLEDGVASEPTPPSIDAFDHEAGAERLAETLREQGYDVDAGDFPDGMGLAWEDLEVIPHAGTHLDAPWHYGPEVDGEPAKTIEEIPLEWCRGNAVVLDFRWMEPGSEISASDLEDALADLDHDLSPGEIVLIQTGADELWGQPEYLTEFPGMSAEGTKFLVEQGVKVIGTDAYGFDKPFATMGERYVESGDDGELWPAHLAGRDVEYCQIEKMANLDRLPRKTDIPVVAFPIKIEDGSAGWVRPVALLEDDETGGEDA, encoded by the coding sequence ATGTGCGGCCTGGTGACAGCCGACGAAACCACGCTGATCGACTTGAGTATCGGCCTCGAGGACGGCGTCGCGAGCGAACCGACGCCGCCGAGCATCGACGCGTTCGACCACGAGGCGGGCGCGGAACGGCTCGCCGAAACCCTCCGGGAACAGGGGTACGACGTCGACGCCGGGGACTTCCCCGACGGGATGGGGCTGGCCTGGGAGGACCTCGAGGTCATCCCGCACGCCGGAACCCACCTCGACGCGCCGTGGCACTACGGGCCCGAGGTCGACGGCGAGCCGGCGAAGACGATCGAGGAGATCCCCCTCGAGTGGTGTCGCGGAAATGCGGTCGTGCTCGATTTCCGGTGGATGGAGCCGGGGAGCGAGATCTCCGCGTCCGATCTCGAGGACGCCCTGGCCGACCTCGATCACGACCTCTCGCCGGGCGAGATCGTCCTGATCCAGACGGGCGCCGACGAACTGTGGGGCCAGCCCGAGTATCTGACCGAGTTCCCCGGCATGAGCGCCGAGGGAACGAAGTTCCTCGTCGAGCAGGGCGTGAAAGTGATCGGGACGGACGCCTACGGCTTCGACAAACCGTTCGCGACGATGGGCGAGCGCTACGTCGAGTCGGGCGATGACGGCGAACTGTGGCCGGCCCACCTTGCGGGCCGAGACGTCGAGTACTGCCAGATCGAGAAGATGGCCAACCTCGACCGGTTGCCACGCAAGACGGATATCCCGGTCGTCGCGTTCCCCATCAAAATCGAAGACGGTAGCGCGGGGTGGGTCCGTCCGGTAGCCCTTCTCGAGGACGACGAAACGGGAGGTGAGGACGCGTGA
- a CDS encoding MATE family efflux transporter, giving the protein MTSWQAAAIAFVAGLLERCGIVDADRFPPIAELAWPRIVTGFAIMSKQTADLAMVGIAVGTAGTAGLAFALGYWQIVTLLGLGLAGGTVTLVSQNYGGEETGRASLAVTQSVVLATAISLPVAGIFLAVPDRLIGLLGADPDALRHGSVYLVYVAPAVVFELLNLIASRTYTGVGDTFTEMVARAGGAVLNVLLSGLLIFGLGLGAAGAAIGTTLASGFVTVVLAWGMLGRSYGRLGMEPSPVPITRGGPWIEPTLLRQLIEISLPEVGRRLAQGIVVFPLLWIAASFGPVVVTALEVGRRVRALINSVNWGLSLASSSLVGQHLGANEEEVAVGYGADIIRLSTVIYTGIAVLVVLFARPIAGVFVTGPAEAAQAAAFVVVGAISSIGYGIDGAAAGALLGAGDTRWPFVASLLGRYAFALPAAALGLVTPLGVGGLYLALFLETTVPGGINYWLFRTGRWKAVSRRYRPSSEPS; this is encoded by the coding sequence ATGACGAGTTGGCAGGCGGCTGCGATCGCGTTCGTCGCGGGACTCCTCGAGCGCTGCGGGATCGTCGACGCCGACCGGTTCCCACCGATCGCCGAGCTGGCGTGGCCCCGGATCGTCACCGGCTTCGCGATCATGTCCAAGCAGACGGCCGATCTCGCGATGGTCGGGATCGCCGTCGGGACGGCGGGCACTGCGGGGCTGGCGTTCGCGCTCGGCTACTGGCAGATCGTGACGCTGCTGGGACTCGGCCTCGCGGGCGGTACCGTCACGCTCGTCTCGCAGAATTACGGCGGCGAGGAAACCGGCCGCGCGTCGCTGGCCGTCACCCAGAGCGTCGTGCTCGCGACCGCGATTTCGCTTCCGGTCGCAGGGATCTTTCTCGCCGTCCCCGACCGTCTGATCGGGCTGCTCGGCGCGGATCCCGATGCCCTTCGTCACGGCAGCGTCTACCTCGTCTACGTCGCGCCGGCGGTCGTCTTCGAACTCCTCAATCTCATCGCCAGCCGGACGTACACCGGCGTCGGCGACACGTTCACCGAGATGGTGGCCCGGGCCGGCGGCGCGGTGCTCAACGTTCTCCTCAGCGGGCTGCTGATATTCGGGCTCGGTCTGGGTGCTGCCGGTGCCGCGATCGGGACGACCCTCGCGAGCGGGTTCGTGACGGTCGTCCTCGCGTGGGGCATGCTCGGCCGGTCGTACGGTCGCCTCGGCATGGAGCCCAGTCCCGTCCCGATCACGCGAGGCGGGCCGTGGATCGAGCCGACGCTGCTCCGCCAGTTGATCGAAATCTCGCTGCCGGAAGTCGGTCGGCGGCTCGCACAGGGTATCGTCGTCTTTCCCCTCCTCTGGATCGCCGCCTCGTTCGGGCCGGTCGTCGTCACGGCCCTCGAGGTCGGCCGCCGGGTACGAGCCCTGATCAACAGCGTCAACTGGGGCCTGTCGCTGGCCTCGAGTTCGCTCGTCGGACAGCACCTCGGTGCGAACGAAGAGGAAGTAGCCGTGGGCTACGGCGCGGATATCATCCGGCTCTCGACGGTGATTTACACCGGAATCGCGGTTCTCGTCGTGCTCTTCGCCCGGCCGATCGCGGGGGTGTTCGTCACCGGTCCGGCGGAGGCCGCGCAGGCCGCCGCGTTCGTCGTCGTCGGAGCGATCAGTTCGATCGGATACGGTATCGACGGCGCCGCTGCGGGGGCGCTGCTCGGTGCCGGCGACACTCGCTGGCCGTTCGTCGCCTCCCTGCTCGGTCGCTACGCCTTCGCCCTCCCGGCGGCCGCGCTGGGACTGGTCACGCCGCTCGGCGTCGGCGGACTCTACCTCGCGCTCTTCCTCGAGACGACCGTCCCGGGCGGGATCAACTACTGGCTGTTCCGAACCGGTCGGTGGAAGGCGGTGAGCCGTCGGTATCGGCCGTCGTCGGAGCCCAGCTAA
- a CDS encoding MSCRAMM family adhesin SdrC produces MISRSALAAVCLGIVIVVSLPAGAYATLSSSGPESPTSLVQDDSYRYQCLNTAPAENVSMNAYEQNTSNLRTQSANVSPTGNGTTAREGFVEIESEFINGEQTCFDRVSTEKQTMMLQLKGVQFENTSVRGPWTNIVFGQGEADVVTILLPGNEFLDVLRQMGVSEGFIEFFEEEYDLSSNGTAETSAEGTGADGPTNQSNDSTETEADSDDVRGNTTDSGENNENVTDPDDSTENATDSDGGSGNTTDDTSGEGEDSTGANETGTESVVDPTDLAGEPSEGAAIVQPR; encoded by the coding sequence ATGATCAGTCGATCCGCCCTCGCGGCCGTCTGTCTGGGTATCGTTATCGTCGTGAGCCTTCCCGCCGGGGCGTACGCAACCCTGTCGAGTTCGGGGCCGGAATCACCAACGTCTCTCGTACAGGACGATTCCTATCGCTACCAGTGTCTCAATACGGCACCGGCCGAAAACGTCTCGATGAACGCCTACGAGCAGAATACGTCGAACCTCCGGACGCAGTCGGCGAACGTGTCGCCGACCGGGAACGGAACCACTGCCAGAGAGGGGTTCGTGGAGATCGAGTCCGAGTTCATCAACGGCGAGCAGACGTGTTTCGACAGGGTATCGACGGAGAAGCAGACGATGATGCTGCAGCTCAAGGGCGTTCAATTCGAGAACACCTCGGTCCGCGGCCCGTGGACCAATATCGTGTTCGGACAGGGCGAGGCGGACGTGGTCACGATCTTGCTTCCGGGGAACGAATTCCTGGACGTGTTGCGGCAAATGGGTGTCAGTGAGGGGTTCATCGAATTCTTCGAAGAAGAGTACGACCTGTCTTCGAACGGCACCGCCGAAACGTCGGCGGAGGGGACTGGAGCTGATGGTCCGACGAATCAATCAAACGATTCTACCGAAACTGAGGCTGATTCGGACGACGTCAGAGGGAACACGACTGATTCGGGCGAGAACAATGAGAACGTGACCGATCCGGACGATTCCACGGAGAACGCGACTGATTCGGACGGCGGAAGCGGAAATACGACGGACGATACCAGCGGAGAGGGTGAGGATTCGACCGGAGCGAACGAGACCGGGACCGAGTCGGTCGTCGACCCGACCGACTTGGCGGGCGAGCCGTCCGAGGGGGCGGCGATCGTGCAACCTCGATAG
- a CDS encoding GTP-dependent dephospho-CoA kinase family protein has protein sequence MTRDDKDSAPAEDDQLLVLPDDLRHELKEPMGPIETDARRLLEAVDGPLIAVGDVVTYHILQAGRQPDVALVDGRTKRSAVDEEIREAVTAGASIEVRNPPAELSAPVVRALRRALATDEPTTIMVDGEEDLVALPAIVAAPEGASVVYGQPDEGMVHVRVTDDHRTEMRALLERFEGDTERFWNLLEA, from the coding sequence GTGACTCGCGACGACAAGGATTCGGCGCCCGCCGAGGACGACCAGCTACTGGTTTTGCCCGACGACCTCCGCCACGAACTCAAGGAGCCGATGGGACCGATCGAGACCGATGCCCGGCGACTCCTCGAGGCCGTCGACGGTCCGCTGATCGCCGTCGGTGACGTCGTCACCTACCACATCCTGCAGGCGGGCCGCCAGCCGGACGTGGCACTCGTGGACGGCCGGACCAAACGCAGCGCCGTCGACGAGGAGATCCGCGAGGCGGTCACCGCCGGGGCGAGCATCGAGGTACGGAACCCGCCCGCGGAGCTATCCGCACCGGTTGTCCGTGCACTTCGGCGCGCGCTCGCGACCGACGAGCCGACGACGATCATGGTCGACGGCGAGGAAGATCTCGTCGCGCTGCCGGCGATCGTCGCCGCGCCCGAGGGCGCAAGCGTCGTCTACGGCCAGCCCGATGAAGGGATGGTTCACGTGAGAGTCACCGACGACCACCGAACGGAGATGCGAGCGTTGCTCGAGCGCTTCGAGGGCGACACCGAGCGGTTCTGGAATCTCTTGGAAGCGTAG
- a CDS encoding dodecin family protein codes for MSETAKVIKLVGNSTESWEDAAQSALEDADETLEEITGIKIESQTADVEDGQIESYTTTIHVSFGLQR; via the coding sequence ATGAGCGAAACCGCCAAAGTCATCAAGCTGGTCGGTAACTCGACCGAATCCTGGGAAGACGCCGCACAGAGCGCGCTCGAGGACGCCGACGAGACGCTCGAGGAGATCACGGGAATCAAGATCGAATCCCAGACGGCGGACGTCGAGGACGGTCAGATCGAATCGTACACGACGACGATTCACGTCTCGTTCGGCCTCCAACGGTAG
- a CDS encoding geranylgeranyl reductase family protein: protein MYDFVVVGVGPPGARFARRAAEEGYDVLALEKGQIGEPLACSGHVSTDVWEFTGEGAREELFQNEIYGARFHVGGPHSDAYPFYKREVASNVIDRVGLDRHLADLARDAGADVREEHTVTGVTEHRDRVEIVASGPEGTVEFEAKMVAGCDGPRSRVREELDLPEPEEFLHGVLAFSDEADHEDFVDVHLTPPTFFAWRIPRGEAGVEYGLAAPPGVQVTKHFEELIDGYEIDVAHRCSGAIPIGPPDRVTTRRAFLLGDAAAQTKPFTGGGILYSMTSADHAAREIDPDRPTTLAAYERAWRDDLEREQQLGRWIRRAYSFPEPVQRIGLGALSGEIGVHMDRPTSLVSMDHLKALLSRA, encoded by the coding sequence ATGTACGATTTCGTCGTCGTGGGCGTCGGGCCGCCGGGCGCTCGCTTCGCCCGTCGAGCCGCCGAAGAGGGGTACGACGTGCTCGCCCTCGAGAAGGGGCAGATCGGCGAGCCCCTGGCCTGTTCGGGCCACGTCAGTACCGACGTCTGGGAGTTCACGGGCGAGGGCGCTCGCGAGGAGCTGTTCCAGAACGAGATCTACGGCGCGCGGTTCCACGTCGGCGGGCCACACAGCGACGCGTACCCGTTCTACAAACGCGAGGTCGCCTCGAACGTCATCGATCGAGTGGGGCTGGATCGCCACCTTGCGGATCTCGCTCGTGATGCGGGAGCAGACGTTCGAGAGGAACACACGGTCACGGGCGTCACCGAACACCGCGACCGCGTCGAAATCGTCGCCAGCGGCCCCGAGGGAACCGTCGAGTTCGAGGCGAAGATGGTCGCGGGCTGCGACGGCCCGCGCTCGAGGGTTCGGGAGGAACTCGACCTTCCCGAGCCCGAGGAGTTTCTCCACGGCGTGCTCGCCTTCTCGGACGAAGCGGACCACGAGGATTTCGTCGACGTTCACCTCACGCCGCCGACGTTCTTCGCGTGGCGGATCCCGCGCGGCGAGGCCGGCGTCGAGTACGGGCTGGCGGCCCCGCCGGGCGTGCAGGTGACCAAACACTTCGAGGAACTGATCGACGGCTACGAGATCGACGTCGCCCACCGCTGTTCGGGTGCGATCCCGATCGGTCCGCCGGATCGGGTGACGACTCGCCGCGCGTTCCTCCTCGGCGACGCGGCCGCCCAGACCAAGCCGTTCACGGGGGGCGGCATCCTCTATAGCATGACCAGCGCCGATCACGCCGCCCGCGAGATCGACCCCGATCGGCCGACCACGCTCGCGGCGTACGAACGCGCGTGGCGCGACGACTTGGAGCGCGAGCAGCAACTCGGCCGCTGGATTCGACGGGCCTACTCCTTCCCCGAGCCAGTTCAGCGAATCGGGCTGGGCGCGCTGTCTGGCGAGATCGGCGTTCACATGGACCGGCCGACGTCGCTGGTCTCGATGGACCACCTCAAAGCGTTGCTCTCACGGGCGTGA
- a CDS encoding fumarylacetoacetate hydrolase family protein — protein MKLATFEVDTPVGPVERIGAVDESSASDDTTAGEATLVDLTAAYGAALATEGEPAPADLARTHVPPEMIAFLERGDRAIADAREALEYAAETNADRGPGGAKIRYEPGEYRLLAPLPRPNSLRDCMAIEEHVQNSMEGEIADVWYDLPVYYKGNADSVVAPGETIQWPDYSEIMDYELEIAAVIGKRGRDIPAEEADEHIAGYTIFNDFSARDIQGKEMEGRLGPAKGKDFANGLGPYVVPRDDIDVLEAPMTARIDGEVWSEGTVDEMYHSFAEIIEHVSQSETLHPGDVIGSGTVGEGCGLELGQWLEDGDTVALEVKGIGVLEHTVVA, from the coding sequence GTGAAACTCGCCACCTTCGAGGTCGACACCCCCGTCGGCCCCGTCGAACGCATCGGCGCCGTCGACGAATCGAGCGCGTCCGACGACACTACCGCCGGCGAAGCGACGCTCGTGGATCTCACCGCGGCCTACGGCGCGGCGCTCGCGACCGAGGGCGAACCCGCGCCCGCGGACCTCGCCCGGACCCACGTCCCGCCGGAGATGATCGCCTTCCTCGAGCGCGGCGATCGGGCGATCGCGGACGCGAGAGAGGCGCTCGAATACGCGGCGGAAACGAACGCCGATCGCGGCCCCGGCGGCGCGAAGATCCGATACGAGCCCGGCGAGTACCGGCTGCTCGCGCCGCTTCCGCGGCCCAACTCGCTGCGGGACTGCATGGCGATCGAGGAGCACGTTCAGAACAGCATGGAGGGCGAAATCGCGGACGTCTGGTACGACCTGCCGGTCTACTACAAGGGCAACGCGGACAGCGTGGTCGCGCCCGGGGAGACGATTCAGTGGCCCGACTACTCCGAGATCATGGACTACGAACTCGAGATCGCGGCCGTGATCGGGAAACGCGGTCGAGACATTCCGGCCGAGGAAGCCGACGAGCACATCGCCGGCTACACGATCTTCAACGACTTCAGCGCTCGCGACATCCAGGGCAAGGAAATGGAGGGGCGGCTCGGGCCGGCCAAAGGCAAGGACTTCGCGAACGGGTTGGGGCCGTACGTCGTCCCCCGCGACGACATCGACGTGCTCGAGGCCCCGATGACCGCCCGGATAGACGGCGAGGTCTGGTCGGAGGGCACCGTCGACGAGATGTACCACTCGTTCGCCGAGATCATCGAACACGTCTCGCAGTCCGAGACGCTCCACCCCGGCGACGTCATCGGGAGCGGCACCGTCGGCGAGGGCTGTGGCCTCGAATTAGGGCAGTGGCTCGAGGACGGGGATACCGTCGCACTCGAGGTCAAGGGGATCGGCGTCCTCGAACACACGGTCGTCGCCTGA
- a CDS encoding PIN domain-containing protein, which yields MSTRTRVALDTSALMMPVELDVRLFEELERLLDSFEPTIPQAVLEELRRLSEKGGQEGTAATVGHDLATERCLVVDTEASYADDALVELAREGNVDYVVTNDRPLRDRVLEASRPVIALRGRNKLAITQP from the coding sequence ATGAGCACGCGGACGCGGGTCGCCCTCGACACGAGCGCGCTCATGATGCCGGTCGAACTCGACGTTCGGCTATTCGAGGAGCTCGAGCGGCTCCTCGATTCGTTCGAGCCGACGATACCGCAGGCGGTCCTCGAGGAACTCCGGCGGCTCTCGGAGAAGGGTGGCCAGGAGGGGACGGCCGCGACCGTCGGCCACGATCTGGCGACCGAACGCTGTCTCGTCGTCGACACGGAGGCGTCGTACGCCGACGACGCCCTGGTCGAACTCGCCCGCGAGGGGAACGTCGACTACGTCGTCACGAACGATCGGCCGCTGCGCGACCGAGTGCTCGAAGCGAGCAGACCGGTAATTGCATTACGCGGGAGAAACAAGTTAGCGATCACTCAACCATAG
- a CDS encoding DUF6114 domain-containing protein: MNDERLVRVSEWRDDRPFWGGTILTVAGIVIAIVPLTLAFRFGMGTSPYVLVGLSSAGFVSLAGIFSLRRPDRADYLGAVGILFAVVSIFGALGGFGLGTVLGMVGGSLCIAWVPDDAAADDPSPETESVLSRLRSRCRGVVDSLSQER, encoded by the coding sequence ATGAACGACGAACGTCTGGTCCGAGTCAGCGAGTGGCGGGACGATCGGCCGTTCTGGGGTGGAACGATACTGACGGTCGCCGGGATCGTTATCGCCATCGTTCCGCTAACTCTCGCATTCCGGTTCGGGATGGGAACGAGTCCTTACGTCCTCGTCGGACTATCGTCCGCCGGGTTCGTGTCGTTGGCCGGCATCTTCTCGCTCCGCCGGCCGGATCGTGCCGACTATCTCGGCGCGGTCGGCATCCTGTTCGCAGTCGTCTCGATATTCGGCGCACTCGGCGGGTTCGGACTCGGAACGGTTCTCGGGATGGTGGGCGGCTCACTCTGTATCGCGTGGGTCCCCGACGACGCCGCGGCCGACGATCCGTCGCCGGAAACCGAGTCCGTTCTGAGCAGACTGCGGTCGCGCTGTCGCGGGGTCGTCGACTCCCTATCCCAAGAGCGATAA
- a CDS encoding helix-turn-helix domain-containing protein, with amino-acid sequence MRYVRLELTPPTGAVHPAGQRLAAEPDLERSEIVYVDSFPDGTGILLYRLRGGSEALESQIGDHPLVLDWDLFEGAGADLYCYLYVDSGEPASKLMSLVGQDGLIVETPIEFTDDGSLRLTVAGTDEMIQDAYRAIPEGFDYEIIKTGEYDPTSKWSIFDLTTRQQEVLRTAVEIGYYDVPKQATHQDIANELDCATSTVDEHLRKAESAVFLSLLG; translated from the coding sequence ATGAGGTACGTCCGACTCGAGCTAACGCCACCGACCGGTGCCGTCCATCCCGCCGGGCAGCGACTGGCAGCCGAACCCGATCTCGAACGATCGGAAATCGTCTACGTCGATTCGTTCCCGGATGGGACCGGAATCTTGCTGTATCGACTCCGTGGAGGCAGTGAGGCCCTCGAATCGCAGATCGGGGATCATCCGCTCGTCCTCGATTGGGATCTCTTCGAGGGTGCGGGTGCCGACCTCTACTGTTATCTGTACGTCGACTCCGGCGAACCGGCCTCGAAACTCATGTCGCTCGTCGGTCAGGACGGGCTCATCGTCGAAACGCCGATTGAGTTCACTGACGACGGCTCGCTTCGACTCACCGTCGCGGGAACGGACGAGATGATCCAGGACGCGTATCGGGCGATCCCCGAGGGATTCGACTACGAGATCATCAAGACCGGAGAGTACGATCCGACGTCCAAGTGGTCGATCTTCGACCTGACGACGCGACAGCAGGAGGTGCTCCGAACGGCGGTGGAAATCGGCTACTACGACGTTCCGAAGCAGGCGACCCATCAAGATATCGCGAACGAACTCGACTGTGCGACGAGTACCGTCGACGAACACCTTCGAAAGGCCGAATCCGCGGTCTTTTTATCGCTCTTGGGATAG